The sequence CTTACTACCACTCTCTTTTCTCCCATGCTCGATACCCTCAACTGCCCCAaaaattttggtaaaaattaaattaatgttaaataataataataataataaaagttgCATAATTAGTTACATTTGTCCACATACGCatgtaaatataaaaatacagtACATCTTATTAAAAGTCAAGAAAATTTCACATATATATCAGTTCTTAACTCTATAATttataatcatatatatttattgagaGTTCGCTTGGTAGCTAGAGATAGGCTAAAGCGAGATTAATATTTGGATTACATGTTGGTCATTCTACTAAAAATTAAGCCGATATAATATTGATAcagttcaaatattttaaattatatagtAATACAAGCGTCCAATTGCAATCACCGTCCTAGTAAACTTAattatttcttcaaaaaaatctTCCTCTCAATGGTTGAATCATACTTTCAAGCTTATGAGAATCAGATACGTACATACCCTCTTATactgattttaaaaattgaaaatttatcattttaccAAAATCTATTAACATTGAAGAAATATATCTTGTATGTTCATTTATTTCCATTTTTTGATGCTTGATTAAATCGTTTACTATcgtcaaatttatttattttttgaacgGATTTACGTGTTTCGAGAATAAACTAAAAGATGCAATCATAAAACCCACCTCAAGAACTTCAAGAGGGGATGGATTGAATCTTGATCCATGGTCATATTGGTCCATTCTTGATCTCTTTGCCTCAGAACAAAATTCTTGATCAAAATCACGAATGGGGCGGCTATTTGATGATTTCCCATTTTCCAGCTCTGAAATCTCAGCTTGAAGTATTCTTTCTTCTTCATGTAGTGTTTGGATATACTCAATTGCATCTTTGATAATCGATGCTTTATCCAtctacaacaacaatttctcacaTACCAGTCATAAAGATCATTGCAATTATTGAGGATTCATTAAATTAAGATATTTTCATTGAATTAAATATGTGATATGGTCATAAAACATGATAAGAAATAATCAACAACggcattatttttatgttatgtatgtattttatttatatataaatggaTAATAATTGTGTCATgatcaaattatataatttttttcttcaaggTGAACATAGAATAACATATAAAATACCATTGGAGATGAAAGATTTGAACAGCTATAAATGTTCACTCGACAttatatatagttaattaattgttGACGTATTAATATAATTGCAAGTTGGATCAATAATTACgcattaataatataataataataaattaacattaCCTTAGTGATATTAGGGACCACTGATCTTAGTGCATAGAGCCTTTCGTTGAGCTTCTTCCTCCTATTCCTTTCCGAAGCTATGTTTTTTGAAGCCGACAATGAGTGGACTCCGTCCGGCGAGCTCGAGTCGTAATACGTAGAAAGCACTTCATCGAAGTAACTATATTTGATAGCATCGTTTAAAACCCCCCATCGAATCAAcgtttcagaaaaaaaaaaacatcggATATAACTAAAACAAGATATATACAAAATAAGATAAGATACGAGTCTATCGTACCTTTCGAGTTCTTCGTTTTGTAGGTACATACTTTCCCAATAATGCTTATACTCATCATCAAGAAAGTTTTCCATATTGATTTATtagaaagaaaaatggagagTTTGTGATGCCACTTTCTTGGGAGATTATGAAGGAGTGTTGggaatatttttttgtgtatttatagGACTATTAATATATATCGATATTTTGGTTCATATTTATTGATAGCAACATTACATGCCTAATTAGTGGTAACATGAATCGGCCAATTTGGGACTATTATTGTAAATAAATCTCCGTTAGAAATTCTTTAtaagtaattaaaattttggtataaaaaattaattaaacatgtCACACACGCATAACGTAACATGCATGCTTGTACATATATTGGTACATAtgctattaaaaaaaaacttgaatatatcaaatatatatggTAAAAAATAGTTCTAAAATTTTATACTCCCTACAATTAAATTCCATTTTATAACCTAtgcatgttaaaaaaaaatttgaatgatattattcgaaaatgaaaaatagtcCATTTAGTCTTTTCAATTGTCATGTTTTCTGTTTTGGTTTTCTAGTTTGTAGTTGTGTTTTATtcgtataattttgtttttttttttttgggtttttagtCTTGTTTAATCGGAACGATGACGTGATATCGAAAACTATTGACGTGATATGAATCggtattcaaaaaaaaaattgaaaaatttaagAGAAAAACCGTGAAATGACTAGTATACTAATGCACTTGCCATGTTCCTTCTGAACTATGCGGCTCCACGCAAAGTCAGCTCGTCCACACATTAAGGCTTGATTGCTCATAACATTATCTGACTTTTAAACAAACACGCCAAACATGGTGATGGTATCTGAATATGCGAGTGAGCGCAATTTCAAGACAAAATCTCTTAGATATGGTCTCATGTGTAAATTTTGTACGAATGATATATAATCTGATCTatgacaaaatattattttttatccaaagtattatttttatttgaaagtaTTGACACCCGTATCGCAAATAAAAATCCGTGACAAAATTTCATAGAAGACTTACTCAACTTTCTATTAACCAAAATAGCTGattaaattgattaaaaaaattggttATTTAACTCTAATATGTTTGCTTTcgattattaaatttttttagaattgacgaaaaaaaataaaataaaataataataataataagactgAAATGACGGAAATgaagaacaaatttttttttaaaaaaaaatatataggagGCCATTATGTTCATTTGGTGGTGTTAGTGGTTTTTCGAAATTCTTTTACcctatattttcatcaacagTTGGGAACAAAAAATACATTGTAATATTTCCATTTAATCGTTAATtgtcataatttttttctcatcGGTCCTGCTTTTCGAAGTTAGTTCGGTCtttctaataatttttattttggaaaatcgatttaattttttattcaatgcTAATGAAAAATTTGGTCGATTAGGTTAAAGAAATCGATTTATTGAGTTTCATGAAATTAGATGAAACCGATGATCAAATTAGCGGAATATGATGGGCAAATTTTGGGAGTCAAAACGCTTTCATGAAGCACACGGAAGGAACATTGTACAATGTGATAAACACAAGTGACTAGGACCAGGGGTATTTTTGTGATTCACTTTTGTTAGTATTTCTAAGAAGAAATCATTAATTCttaataaatgataaataaaataaatagaaaattattttgaaaaagacAAATGTCTCCAGCAATCCAGCAAGACTTATGTCGTGTTTAGAtgtatggatttgaaatccatagacttcgattatatttttattattaacaatgaaataatagatataatcttaaattcatacattgtttatttacacattagttTCACAAATTAGAatgaacttaaaaataattataattaacatgaaatattatataaacatgtaatgtgtgaatttgaaatttatgattttgtttATCTAAAActacaaattaaaaataaatttaaatatatttgaaatccataaatctaaatataatattagatttttCTATTATATTCCAGACATGAAAAGAAACTTATAGGAGCAGAATTAGCGCGAGATCTCCCGAAAAATGCAACTTAttggaattttgaaaaaaattatttgattaaagaaAATCTATAATAACTTAAAATGATATATCACTGTTTACTTGTAGATAACTATTCAACTTATTGAATtatttagtttaatttttttataaatgtattaattaaaaattaaaataaaaaatattataaatataattgttAGGTGCGTCTAATGAGTCCAAACCCGTCAAACTTTGTATATGAGTTTAATTTTTAACGGGTACTTATGGGTACGCGTCcttcaaaattttaatgagtCGGATCTCGGGTCCATTAATTAGGACTTGAATAACTTTGGATTTAGAAAAAATTAAGTGTGAATTGAATCCTAGTCGTTGAGATTGGGATATTTGGCCGGTGGTCATAGTATTTGTGCTGGAAGGCGACGAGCAAATGGCCTACGCACTGCATAACAAGAAAGATGCATCCATTAAGGTGGTTGTAATTATAGCGTACAAGACAAGAACTAGGTGAACTTGACTTGTCCGTTTGAGTGCAAGACTTGACATTTGTTAagataaaacatttattattcgGTCCAAAGTAATTGTTGTTATTTAAGATGtaactttatttctttatacttATGATAGTATAGAGTGTACCTACCTTTATGTTAATGGGTCGGGTTGTTAAGCTCGTGAATCTGAAGAAGTGTGTGTCTATCTGATGGTGCTGATTCATATCTCATAAGACCAGTCTTACAATTTCTCTAATGTCGGCCATGTCCCTGATAGAAGTAGTATTATCCGTTAAGTTTTGGCTTCACTTTTTACGGTCCAAAATATCCAACCAGATAAACGTTAGTAGTTTGAAGAATGAAAAATTCCAAGAGGTCATACATCTCAAGAGGAAACAGTATTACCCGTGAAGATCCCGTGTCACTTTTTACGTCCCCAcctagccaaccagatcaagcggaGAAATATCAGCAACTTGACGCACGAGAACTTCTCAGAAAGTCACTCATCCCTGTATTTTCACTCAATCACACTTAACCCAACATCCTCCCAAGAAGTATATAAATATGCTTCttgagagatttgaacatatgaCCTTGTTTTTATACCAATTGTTAGGATCAAGCGTTTACCATAGGCCAAAAACTATAGCTATTAGACAATGTGCAATTTTATTTTCGTATACTTGTGACAGCGTACAGTACACCTACTTGTGTGCTAATTGTTCGGACTCTTAGGCTCATAAGTCTGGAGCATGTCTAGCTGTTGATACTGACTCATATCCATTAGAAATCGGTCTTATCATTTCTTTACCGTCGATCATGTCTCTATCAGAGACAGTATTAACTTGTATTAGCTGTTAAGATTCAATCACTCTTTTACATTCCATatagccaaccagatcaagctGAGCAACTTCAACAGCTTAACGTACGATAACTTCCCAACATgtcacttattttaatattaatctcATTCACGCATGCTTGATTCAACCACCTTCAATTTCTTTTACTAAGAAAAGACctaacacacaaaaacaataaaatactttatttttatatataaaaaactaaTACAAAAGATTTTATTACAATAGTTATTTACTTGTTTATATTNaaaaaaataatatttttagtataaaaagtaataatttttcatggatgacccaaataagaNNNNNNNNNNNNNNNNNNNNNNNNNNNNNNNNNNNNNNNNNNNNNNNNNNNNNNNNNNNNNNNNNNNNNNNNNNNNNNNNNNNNNNNNNNNNNNNNNNNNNNNNNNNNNNNNNNNNNNNNNNNNNNNNNNNNNNNNNNNNNNNNNNNNNNNNNNNNNNNNNNNNNNNNNNNNNNNNNNNNNNNNNNNNNNNNNNNNNNNNNNNNNNNNNNNNNNNNNNNNNNNNNNNNNNNNNNNNNNNNNNNNNNNNNNNNNNNNNNNNNNNNNNNNNNNNNNNNNNNNNNNNNNNNNNNNNNNNNNNNNNNNNNNNNNNNNNNNNNNNNNNNNNNNNNNNNNNNNNNNNNNNNNNNNNNNNNNNNNNNNNNNNNNNNNNNNNNNNNNNNNNNNNNNNNNNNNNNNNNNNNNNNNNNNNNNNNNNNNNNNNNNNNNNNNNNNNNNNNNNNNNNNNNNNNNNNNNNNNNNNNNNNNNNNNNNNNNNNNNNNNNNNNNNNNNNNNNNNNNNNNNNNNNNNNNNNNNNNNNNNNNNNNNNNNNNNNNNNNNNNNNNNNNNNNNNNNNNNNNNNNNNNNNNNNNNNNNNNNNNNNNNNNNNNNNNNNNNNNNNNNNNNNNNNNNNNNNNNNNNNNNNNNNNNNNNNNNNNNNNNNNNNNNNNNNNNNNNNNNNNNNNNNNNNNNNNNNNNNNNNNNNNNNNNNNNNNNNNNNNNNNNNNNNNNNNNNNNNNNNNNNNNNNNNNNNNNNNNNNNNNNNNNNNNNNNNNNNNNNNNNNNNNNNNNNNNNNNNNNNNNNNNNNNNNNNNNNNNNNNNNNNNNNNNNNNNNNNNNNNNNNNNNNNNNNNNNNNNNNNNNNNNNNNNNNNNNNNNNNNNNNNNNNNNNNNNNNNNNNNNNNNNNNNNNNNNNNNNNNNNNNNNNNNNNNNNNNNNNNNNNNNNNNNNNNNNNNNNNNNNNNNNNNNNNNNNNNNNNNNNNNNNNNNNNNNNNNNNNNNNNNNNNNNNNNNNNNNNNNNNNNNNNNNNNNNNNNNNNNNNNNNNNNNNNNNNNNNNNNNNNNNNNNNNNNNNNNNNNNNNNNNNNNNNNNNNNNNNNNNNNNNNNNNNNNNNNNNNNNNNNNNNNNNNNNNNNNNNNNNNNNNNNNNNNNNNNNNNNNNNNNNNNNNNNNNNNNNNNNNNNNNNNNNNNNNNNNNNNNNNNNNNNNNNNNNNNNNNNNNNNNNNNNNNNNNNNNNNNNNNNNNNNNNNNNNNNNNNNNNNNNNNNNNNNNNNNNNNNNNNNNNNNNNNNNNNNNNNNNNNNNNNNNNNNNNNNNNNNNNNNNNNNNNNNNNNNNNNNNNNNNNNNNNNNNNNNNNNNNNNNNNNNNNNNNNNNNNNNNNNNNNNNNNNNNNNNNNNNNNNNNNNNNNNNNNNNNNNNNNNNNNNNNNNNNNNNNNNNNNNNNNNNNNNNNNNNNNNNNNNNNNNNNNNNNNNNNNNNNNNNNNNNNNNNNNNNNNNNNNNNNNNNNNNNNNNNNNNNNNNNNNNNNNNNNNNNNNNNNNNNNNNNNNNNNNNNNNNNNNNNNNNNNNNNNNNNNNNNNNNNNNNNNNNNNNNNNNNNNNNNNNNNNNNNNNNNNNNNNNNNNNNNNNNNNNNNNNNNNNNNNNNNNNNNNNNNNNNNNNNNNNNNNNNNNNNNNNNNNNNNNNNNNNNNNNNNNNNNNNNNNNNNNNNNNNNNNNNNNNNNNNNNNNNNNNNNNNNNNNNNNNNNNNNNNNNNNNNNNNNNNNNNNNNNNNNNNNNNNNNNNNNNNNNNNNNNNNNNNNNNNNNNNNNNNNNNNNNNNNNNNNNNNNNNNNNNNNNNNNNNNNNNNNNNNNNNNNNNNNNNNNNNNNNNNNNNNNNNNNNNNNNNNNNNNNNNNNNNNNNNNNNNNNNNNNNNNNNNNNNNNNNNNNNNNNNNNNNNNNNNNNNNNNNNNNNNNNNNNNNNNNNNNNNNNNNNNNNNNNNNNNNNNNNNNNNNNNNNNNNNNNNNNNNNNNNNNNNNNNNNNNNNNNNNNNNNNNNNNNNNNNNNNNNNNNNNNNNNNNNNNNNNNNNNNNNNNNNNNNNNNNNNNNNNNNNNNNNNNNNNNNNNNNNNNNNNNNNNNNNNNNNNNNNNNNNNNNNNNNNNNNNNNNNNNNNNNNNNNNNNNNNNNNNNNNNNNNNNNNNNNNNNNNNNNNNNNNNNNNNNNNNNNNNNNNNNNNNNNNNNNNNNNNNNNNNNNNNNNNNNNNNNNNNNNNNNNNNNNNNNNNNNNNNNNNNNNNNNNNNNNNNNNNNNNNNNNNNNNNNNNNNNNNNNNNNNNNNNNNNNNNNNNNNNNNNNNNNNNNNNNNNNNNNNNNNNNNNNNNNNNNNNNNNNNNNNNNNNNNNNNNNNNNNNNNNNNNNNNNNNNNNNNNNNNNNNNNNNNNNNNNNNNNNNNNNNNNNNNNNNNNNNNNNNNNNNNNNNNNNNNNNNNNNNNNNNNNNNNNNNNNNNNNNNNNNNNNNNNNNNNNNNNNNNNNNNNNNNNNNNNNNNNNNNNNNNNNNNNNNNNNNNNNNNNNNNNNNNNNNNNNNNNNNNNNNNNNNNNNNNNNNNNNNNNNNNNNNNNNNNNNNNNNNNNNNNNNNNNNNNNNNNNNNNNNNNNNNNNNNNNNNNNNNNNNNNNNNNNNNNNNNNNNNNNNNNNNNNNNNNNNNNNNNNNNNNNNNNNNNNNNNNNNNNNNNNNNNNNNNNNNNNNNNNNNNNNNNNNNNNNNNNNNNNNNNNNNNNNNNNNNNNNNNNNNNNNNNNNNNNNNNNNNNNNNNNNNNNNNNNNNNNNNNNNNNNNNNNNNNNNNNNNNNNNNNNNNNNNNNNNNNNNNNNNNNNNNNNNNNNNNNNNNNNNNNNNNNNNNNNNNNNNNNNNNNNNNNNNNNNNNNNNNNNNNNNNNNNNNNNNNNNNNNNNNNNNNNNNNNNNNNNNNNNNNNNNNNNNNNNNNNNNNNNNNNNNNNNNNNNNNNNNNNNNNNNNNNNNNNNNNNNNNNNNNNNNNNNNNNNNNNNNNNNNNNNNNNNNNNNNNNNNNNNNNNNNNNNNNNNNNNNNNNNNNNNNNNNNNNNNNNNNNNNNNNNNNNNNNNNNNNNNNNNNNNNNNNNNNNNNNNNNNNNNNNNNNNNNNNNNNNNNNNNNNNNNNNNNNNNNNNNNNNNNNNNNNNNNNNNNNNNNNNNNNNNNNNNNNNNNNNNNNNNNNNNNNNNNNNNNNNNNNNNNNNNNNNNNNNNNNNNNNNNNNNNNNNNNNNNNNNNNNNNNNNNNNNNNNNNNNNNNNNNNNNNNNNNNNNNNNNNNNNNNNNNNNNNNNNNNNNNNNNNNNNNNNNNNNNNNNNNNNNNNNNNNNNNNNNNNNNNNNNNNNNNNNNNNNNNNNNNNNNNNNNNNNNNNNNNNNNNNNNNNNNNNNNNNNNNNNNNNNNNNNNNNNNNNNNNNNNNNNNNNNNNNNNNNNNNNNNNNNNNNNNNNNNNNNNNNNNNNNNNNNNNNNNNNNNNNNNNNNNNNNNNN comes from Primulina huaijiensis isolate GDHJ02 chromosome 2, ASM1229523v2, whole genome shotgun sequence and encodes:
- the LOC140971516 gene encoding transcription factor bHLH35; this translates as MENFLDDEYKHYWESMYLQNEELESYFDEVLSTYYDSSSPDGVHSLSASKNIASERNRRKKLNERLYALRSVVPNITKMDKASIIKDAIEYIQTLHEEERILQAEISELENGKSSNSRPIRDFDQEFCSEAKRSRMDQYDHGSRFNPSPLEVLELRVSSMGEKRVVVSLTCNKRTDTVVKLCEMFELLKLKVITANITAFSGRLLKTVFIEADEEEKELLRAKIESAIATMNDPDSPMSN